In Nocardioides luti, the DNA window CCGAGCTGGCCATCAGGACCGTGTCGCCCTCGGCGACGCGGATCTTGTGGTCGCGGTTGGCCATCCGGGACAGCGCGGCCATCGGCTCGCCCTGGGAGCCGGTGCAGATCAGCGTGGCCTTGTTCGGCGGCAGCTTCTCGAGCTCGTGCAGCGGGACGACGAGGTTCGGCGGGACGTCAAGGTAGCCGAGGTCCTGGGCCACGCCCATGTTCCGCACCATCGAGCGGCCGACGAAGGCGACCTTGCGGCCGTGCTGGTGCGCGGCGTCCAGCACCTGCTGGATGCGGTGCACGTGGCTGGCGAAGCTCGAGACGATGACGCGGCGCGGGGCGTCGCGGAAGACCTTCTGGATGGCCGGGGCCAGGTCGCGCTCGGAGGTCGTGAAGCCGGGGACCTCGGCGTTGGTCGAGTCGACGAGGAACAGGTCGACGCCCTCGTCGGCGAGGCGCGCGAAGCCGCGGAGGTCGGTGATCCGCTGGTCGAGGGGGAACTGGTCCATCTTGAAGTCACCGGTGTGCAGGACCAGGCCGGCGCCGGTGCGGATCGCGACGGCCAGGCCGTCGGGGATCGAGTGGTTCACGGCGAGGAACTCGGTGCTGAACGGGCCGAGGTCCAGCTCGTCGCCCTCGGCGACCTCGCGGAGCTCGGGACGGATCCGGTGCTCCTTGAGCTTCTCCTTGATCAGGGCCAGCGTCAGCCGGGAGCCGATGAGCGGGATGTCGGCCCGCTCGCGCAGGAGGTACGGCACCCCGCCGATGTGGTCCTCGTGGCCGTGGGTCAGGACGACGCCGACGATCGCGTCGAGGCGGTCCCGGATCCAGCTGAAGTCCGGCAGGATCACGTCGATGCCGGGCTGGTGCTCCTCGGGGAAGAGCACGCCGCAGTCGACGATGAGCAGCTTGCCCTGGTACTCGAAGACGGTCATGTTGCGACCGATCTCCCCGAGGCCGCCGAGCCCCACGACCCGGAGGCCGTTCTTCGGCAGGGGCTTGGGCTTCTGCAGCTCGGGATGCGAGTGGCGCACGAACGACTCCGTTCAGAGGAAAAGATGGTGCTGCCGCGGTGCTCCCGCGGCCCAGAACCGTATCGCGTGCAGCCCCGGTCGCCTGCATGCGCGGAGGCGCCCGACGGCGTACGCCGTCACAGCACCTTGCCGGGATTGAGGATGCCGTGCGGGTCGAGGGCCTGCTTGACCGCCCGCTGCATGGCGACGACCTGGGGCGAGAGCTCCTGCGCGAGGCCCTCGCGCTTGAGCAGCCCGACGCCGTGCTCGCCGCTGACGGTGCCGCCGAGGTCGAGCGCGTCGGCGATGATCTGGCGGAACGCCTCCTGGGCCCGGTCGCGGGCCGCGTCGTCCCCGGGCGGGGTGCTGATGAGCGGGTGCAGGTTGCCGTCGCCGGCGTGCGCGATGTTCGCGATCAGGACGTCGTGCCGGGTCGCCGCCGCCTCGACGCGGGCGAGCATCTCGGGCACCGCGGCCTTCGGGACGCAGACGTCCTCGGTCAGCAGCGGCCCCAGCCGCTCCAGGGCCGGGTAGGCCAGCCGGCGCGCGTCGAAGAGCGCCTCCGCCTCCGCCTCGTCGGTCGAGGCCGCGGCGAAGGTCGCGCCGGCCTCCTCGAAGCAGCGCAGCATCGTCGCGGACTCCTCGTCACCGGCCGGACCGGGGGCGTCGCTTCGGCCGAGGAGCACGACGTTCGCGTCGACCGAGAGACCCATGTTCTTCCAGGCGTCGACGGCCTCGAGGCAGTGCCGGTCGACCAGCTCGAGCGCGGACGGGACGACGCCGCTCGCGCCGACCGCCTCCACCGCGCGGCCGGCGTCGACGACGGAGTCGAAGTAGCCGACCACCGTGCGCTCGGGGGCCCGGGAGCCGCGCAGCCGCACGGTCACCTCGGTGACGACGCCGAGGGTGCCCTCGCTGCCGACCATCAGCCCGACCAGGTCGTAGCCGACGACGCCCTTGGCCGTGCGGCGGCCGACCCGGACCACCTCGCCGAGACCGTTGACGAGCTCCAGCTCGAGCACGTAGTCGCGGGTGACGCCGTACTTCACGCAGCACAGGCCCCCGGCGTTGGTCGCCACGTTCCCGCCGATCGTCGACCACGGGGCGCTGGCGGGGTCCGGGGGGTACCAGAGGCCCTCCGCCGCGCAGGCCGCGCGCAGGTCGTCGTTCACCACGCCGGGCTGCACGACCGCGAGCCGCTCGACGCCGTTGATCTCCGTGATCGCGGCCATCTTCTCGGTGGAGAGCACGACGCAGCCGTCGACGGCGTTGGCGGCGCCGGACAGGCCGGTGCCGGCGCCGCGGGTCACCAGGGCAGTGCCGTGCTCGAGGCAGGCCAGGACCACCGCCCGCACCTCCTCGGTGCTGCGCGGTCGGACCAGCGCGGCCGGGGTGCCGTACTCCGCCCACTCCGCCTCGTCGTGGACGTAGGACGCGAGCACCCCCGGGTCGACGACCACCCGGTCGGCCGGCAGGGCGGACCGCAGCGTGGCGAGGACGGGGGCTTCGGTGGAGACGTCGGTGGGGGTCACCTCGCCAGTCAACCCCGGACGGGGTCGTCGCGCGAGCGCCGCCGGGCTGGGGGATCATCGGAGGGTGACCGACGCCCCCGCCGCCGCGCCGCTCCGGCACCGGACCGTCGTGCTGCCCGACGGCGCCCGGCTCGCGGTGCAGGAGTCCGGCCCCGGCGACGGGCCGGCGCTGCTGCTGCTCCCGGGGCAGGCGAACTCGCACGACTGGTGGACGGGGTTGCGCGACGGCTTCGCGGACCGGTTCCGCACGATCACCTTCGACTACCGCGGGACCGGCGCGACCCGCGCGGTCGAGGAGCCCTGGTCGACCGACCTCTTCGCCGACGACGCCCGCCGGGTGCTCGCGGCCTGCGGCGTCCCGCGCGCCCACGTCTACGCCACGTCGATGGGCGGGCGGGTCGCCCAGGTCCTGGCGGCCGACCACCCGGCGTACGTCGACCGGCTGGTGCTCGCCTGCACGTCGCCCGGGGGCGCGGTCGGGCTCGAGCGCAGCCAGGACGTCCGTCGGGCCCTCGGCCAGCGCGACCGCGCCGCGCGCACCCGTGCCCTGCTCGACCTGATGTACACCCCGGACTGGTCGGGCCGGGGCCTGCGCAGCCACCTGCTCGGCGACCCGACGATGACCGGCCGCGCCCAGGAGCTGCACCTGCGCGTCAGCGCCCGCCACGACGCCGTCGACCGGCTGCCGTCGGTCGCGGCCCCGACGCTGGTGCTGCACGGCAGCGACGACCTGATGTCGCCGGTCGGCAACGCCGCGCTGCTCGCGGAGCGGCTGCCCGACGCCGAGGTCGAGATCACCGACGGCGGCCGGCACGGCTTCTTCGACGAGCACCGCGAGCCGGTCGGCGCGCGGGTGCGGTCCTTCCTGCTCGGCTGACCCGGCGGGCCCAGCCGACTCAGCGGGCGACGGACGCGACGCCGTGGTCGCGGAGCGGCCCCGGCACGAGCCCGAGCGCGCGGACGTCGGCGACGATCCCCGGGAGGGCGTCCAGGGTCGAGCGCCAGGCGGCGGGGGCCGAGGTGCAGTCGCTGTCGTGCAGCAGGACCGTGCCGCCGGCCCCGAGGTGGCGGGCGACGTCGGCGCGGACCGTGGCGCCGGTCGCGCGGCGCCGCCAGTCCCGGCCCCACGTCGTCCACAGCACCGGGGTCATGCCGAGGTCGCGCGCGGCCCGGTCGGCGGCCCGGGTCAGCACGCCGTACGGCGG includes these proteins:
- a CDS encoding alpha/beta fold hydrolase, whose amino-acid sequence is MTDAPAAAPLRHRTVVLPDGARLAVQESGPGDGPALLLLPGQANSHDWWTGLRDGFADRFRTITFDYRGTGATRAVEEPWSTDLFADDARRVLAACGVPRAHVYATSMGGRVAQVLAADHPAYVDRLVLACTSPGGAVGLERSQDVRRALGQRDRAARTRALLDLMYTPDWSGRGLRSHLLGDPTMTGRAQELHLRVSARHDAVDRLPSVAAPTLVLHGSDDLMSPVGNAALLAERLPDAEVEITDGGRHGFFDEHREPVGARVRSFLLG
- a CDS encoding FAD-linked oxidase C-terminal domain-containing protein; this encodes MTPTDVSTEAPVLATLRSALPADRVVVDPGVLASYVHDEAEWAEYGTPAALVRPRSTEEVRAVVLACLEHGTALVTRGAGTGLSGAANAVDGCVVLSTEKMAAITEINGVERLAVVQPGVVNDDLRAACAAEGLWYPPDPASAPWSTIGGNVATNAGGLCCVKYGVTRDYVLELELVNGLGEVVRVGRRTAKGVVGYDLVGLMVGSEGTLGVVTEVTVRLRGSRAPERTVVGYFDSVVDAGRAVEAVGASGVVPSALELVDRHCLEAVDAWKNMGLSVDANVVLLGRSDAPGPAGDEESATMLRCFEEAGATFAAASTDEAEAEALFDARRLAYPALERLGPLLTEDVCVPKAAVPEMLARVEAAATRHDVLIANIAHAGDGNLHPLISTPPGDDAARDRAQEAFRQIIADALDLGGTVSGEHGVGLLKREGLAQELSPQVVAMQRAVKQALDPHGILNPGKVL
- a CDS encoding RNase J family beta-CASP ribonuclease, translated to MRHSHPELQKPKPLPKNGLRVVGLGGLGEIGRNMTVFEYQGKLLIVDCGVLFPEEHQPGIDVILPDFSWIRDRLDAIVGVVLTHGHEDHIGGVPYLLRERADIPLIGSRLTLALIKEKLKEHRIRPELREVAEGDELDLGPFSTEFLAVNHSIPDGLAVAIRTGAGLVLHTGDFKMDQFPLDQRITDLRGFARLADEGVDLFLVDSTNAEVPGFTTSERDLAPAIQKVFRDAPRRVIVSSFASHVHRIQQVLDAAHQHGRKVAFVGRSMVRNMGVAQDLGYLDVPPNLVVPLHELEKLPPNKATLICTGSQGEPMAALSRMANRDHKIRVAEGDTVLMASSVIPGNENAISNVINGLTRWGAHVVHKGNAKVHVSGHASAGELVYCYNIIEPRNVMPVHGEWRHLRANADLAISTGIDPDHVVIAEDGVVVDLVDGHAKITGKVAAGNVYVDAQTVGGATEATLQDRRTLAEEGVVTVLVIVDADTGLLADRPEFLVRGFVHQDGAFDPAEPIIERTLARAASEGIADAHQLEQMLTRDIGRWSHKTFRRSPLIISIVIDA